The genomic interval GGCGAGCCAAGTGGTTGTATCAGTTTATACGAAGCGAACAGTCTTATCTGGATCACGTTGGATGTCAATTTGCTACGGAATCAGATGTTTGTTGCTAGAGTTAACAGATACTTGCTGTATTtgactaggtaggtacctgtGTGGtgactaggtacctacttaatgaATTAACTAGATGTTTTGCATAATTATGTCTACTCAatcttattcttattatttatttttattcccgCACATTTCATTCAACGTCAGCTTGTTCGATGCATATTCAATTCAATGCAAATTCACTTAATAACTACAAATGTGTACTACTGTAATTACTTAGTGCATTAATTAGCACTGTCATACCTTTAAGGATTACGTATGTaattgacattatttattttttatttataaataatgatgttaAATTTACTGGACtgcttatttataataacaaaaataacgtTAATTTCCAGAACATATCCCGAATTGTCACGCTAACACCTACCGACCGACCTTCATATAGGATGACTGATTTCCTTTTACTGGAACAGATAATACAGATTCACGTTTGCCTCGCACATTTGTTTCTATTCGTTGATCTATGGCCCCGCTACTCCACcgaaatcatttttttttatgatccATTTCTTTTTGTTCCAGATGGTTGCAGTCACAACCGGGCGTGGAGGTTTTACGTAGAATCCATTGAAAACCCCACTGGTTTCCCGGCCACACTGTGTCGGGATTGGAGAGGCGGATCCTGTAGGTTTACTATCAACGGGTACATGGGATTTGCTGCTCGACCGCCGTACGTATATTTGTTTGCAGGTTTTCGCCAGAGTCTATCGAAAATTCAGCAAGGTTTCTTCGCCATGCTCTGCACAGGGACGTGAGTTCTGTAGGCTTGAGGTTCATTGCACACGATGTTCGCCACGACAGCCGTATGTATCGCttttatcttcaaaatctACCCTACATTTTACGTGGTAGGCCTATTTGGATTGGTAATGGAAGAAGTCCTGCGAACTTAAGCGATTTTAAAGAcctgatattattaaaatagtctTTTAAAATCTCATGATATGACTTTATGCacttttcttcttttcgagtcgttatgactatttatataatttgatggCCACTGTTTGTTTTGTCGTTAGCCTTAATTATTATGCGCTTAACGACACGGGTCTAAAAGGCCAAACATCTCTCCATGCCATAACAAAAGCACTAAAAGATCTCAAGCATAAATCAGTTTACTTGGTTAAACATCTAATGATTGTGATTGGCGAAATTGTGGCCTCATAACTGGGCAAAGCCAATATTTGCGAACGTTTTACGACCGCGGCGCAAGGCACGTACTCTCTATGAATCCCAGTGTAGATACTATACACGCAAATTTAGGGGTGTAATAAATGAATGCGTGCTCAACGGTATTCGTGCGTTGAACGATGCTTTATTTTGGTTTAGATGAGTTGTCTACATGAGACTGTTTGCAGACTATAGGTACTAGATTTGTTAGGCTCGGCTCATAATTCAAGGTTATCCAATAATCACAAtacataatcataattattggTTCATAAAACAactatttaacatttaatagGCAGAGCTAGCAGCACCGTCTTTCATAGTCTTATTCTTTAAGAGATATGACATTTATAAgattttgaaacaattttgatGTATTTAGAGTAGCTCCTGGATTAGATTTTATGTGTTAATATTAaccaaattattaataattaaaaaaagagtTGAAAAGAGTTGGATCTTAAAATGAAAACCTTTTTTCGCAGAATGGCCGGCAGGATGTATCTTCAGACAAACAGAATATCGCCTTATGGTAGAAACGGACCATAGATGTATACCACCtactaacaaaatatagtaatttacGAGTGTTACAAGcattcacataaaaaatagGATATCAGACCTTGGGTTCCGTGGCTTGTCGGCAGAGGAAACACCCAAGAAAACGcacaaatgagagagagagagagagacaagcAGTTTTGTGATACAGGCTGTGCCAAAGAGTAATTAGCACTAATTTAGTTCGGCCATGCACACTTCAATATTAGATAtctaattatatgtaattatcgacatctatttatagatttaaaaagtaaGCTAAGGGGTAagctatataaaaacattttggggatactttgttgtaaattaaattttaactaaatagtTACGGTGgtgataacatttatttaattctttaaGGGGTAAGATAATAGATATACTTAGGCTCGCTTAGGGCCAACACTTTGAGGgtatcattattaataaacataactATCTATTTCTATAGACTGAAGgatagcaaatattttttcatgccattttcattattacagaaaccaaataataataataatacctactttattaaaaaaagctatgtttataaataattataagccTTATTTACTAGAATGTTTGTGTTTCGTTAGCTTACTTTCTAGATAGAAATTTGCGTTTAGAAGTCTTTAGTTTAAGGACAAGTGCCAATAAAACTagcatttacttgtaaaaacatgttttattttttaattttacacatgACCGCTATATTGTTgcaatttttttgcaaatattttacagaCTGCAACGCCAATCACTGAGAACAATACCTGAGACAGTACTACTAGCTACATGTCACTTTAAAACAGATTCAAGTGTCTTGGAAATcttgaaaaagtaataaagttttgcttatttttatgtgatttaGACAGTTACATTTAGCTATTTTTTGCTTGTTTTAAACATTAGTTTTGACTCCACTAGATTCATTATGAAAGACACTACGATTACAGCAGCAATGTTAAGTTAGATCGCATGAGACATGCAGCTTTCAACATGGGCATATTTCTTCGGAACGTGGAAAAACTTCTGCATGCCCATCTGTTGTCTTTCGCAGTCGGTCACCATTGCCGCATAGTACCACTTCATAGCCATCTTCACGTTGCTTTCGAGTTGCTGTAGGGCTATATCCATCAGGTCCTTCTCCATCGCGTTCATGAAGGGGAAATCGTTCCTCTTGCAGATCCCCTTGCGGTTCAGGATCACGTCGATAGCGAGGTAGCTATAAGtgaacattgtttttatgcTTTGAAAATTCTATGTACCTCCTAATACTGGTTATGTAGCCGCTAAAGATAACAAAATTGAGAAGCAAGATATTTCAGAtgtgtagtttatttttaattaatacctaAGAGTtctattgaatattaaaattggcGGCAGTTGATGTTTACACTGAAAATAATCTTAGTTATTTCCTAGTTATAATAAGATGATGCTtagttcaatttaaaatacctttaaataagaaatagtGAAGTAAAACACGATGATCAtagtaaaatatcaatttatttcaacttcaCTGAAATATCACaatcaacaataatatttaaaaattacgccacaacacaaaatttaaaatacattcacATGGCTGCATAGGCACAATCATTTAATCTATCGTATGGCTTATATTTGAAGAAATACATCTGTTTCGCGTCCATTTTACTGCTTGCGATACAGTATTTGTAGTTCCAGTCTTCAGCCAGTTTCTGTTTCTCATAAATGTCGTTGAGACAGCAGTCCATGAGCGTGGCCTCGTAGTCATTCATGTAGGGAAGACCCAAGTTCCTCCAGATACCAGTCCCACTGATCTCCACGGGGTTGGCCATATATCTGGAGGCAGAAGAGCTTGTTGTATCCTTTTGATggttatttaaacaaacacTGACACGTCACAATACACAGCAATCGTTATTAGTTTGATGGATGTGGatcacttttttaattttttaatattgacgataaacaaaaactattttgcaaacaataaatataattggtaCTCAAgcttttcaataaataaaataaagtaaaaaaatgtacacatGTAACGTTAGTTATGGAAACAggttaaaatgaaattaaacaataatcaCCTGACTGGAGAAATGACCTGCGAAGAATCTGTTTCAACGAAACCTGTGACCTTTGGCAAATCTTGACATAAAAGAGCATAAGCTACTTTTGAAACTAGTCCAGCTAAGGCGTGGGCTTCGCTCAGGTCGCCTCCGAGGATGCATCTACCTTCAGTCCTTGCTATCGCAGACGACGCCGTACGAAGGGTAGTTGTCATCATTTCTGCATTATTCTGGGAACGATACATGTATTTCGCTAAAGATTCACCAAATCTGTTGgtgatctttttttttaaagaggaTTAAGGCTTTTTcaaggatttttaattttagtgctGGTGATTGAAAAGTGGTCGAGTTGAAGGTATTTTTCGATAACTATTAGAAACCAGTTTTTTGTGTAGATCTGAATTTTGCGATATGCTTTGTGCTGTTTAGTCACTTAAAACCGGATGGAACAGCTATTGCACGTCAGTGTCGGCTGgtcaaaaacattattcaaaAAGATCACCTTCGCAAAGTCGAAGAATTCTACCGCCTTAGAAAATAGTGGTACTAGAGATTCTCCTTCAGTGCCGCCGACGCAAGGTACCCTGGTGTACCGGGGCTCAAGGCAAAGCGCACGAGCCGCCAGGGTGCTGGCTCGCATCTCTGGGACCGCCAGCGACCCCATCAGTTTTCGAGGATCGTACCAATTAGTCTCTTTCAATGTCTGTGAAAATGATTATTAAGATGAAGAATCGTTTATGCGCAGCGCAGGAAATCTACCATATTGTGTCGCTAGTAGATGTGGTTTGAGAGAAAATGTTGGTAGAAGATCGCTGTCGAGATGCAAGTGTCCAGCTTGTTGTCTGTGATGccgataacaataaaacattgaaattattattcaaactGATTTCGGGagaatcaatattaaaatgggtataatcaaaatagttttacttttattggAACCGgtgacaatttaaaaatttcaaaagttttattatgcaGCATAgatgaataatttaatgaaaattcttaaattataagaatagtggcttcattattttatgatacttatttaagtacttataaagaAGTTATGGTGTCtagacaatattaataaacgaGGTATAAACGCTTCTTCGTCATACAAATGCATCGTAAAACTAAAGCTAATTACGTCCGAGCGCAGAGCGTCGACTCTATTTACCAAGTCTTTGCTCCAAACAAGAAAACTGAATAGCAATAAAGTACACAAAAACaacgtttgttttttatgaacGCCCAGCGGATCTGATGAAAAAGAAAGGTTAATTTACCGAGAAGCCCTTGAATTATTGAAGCCTTTGCgaaaacaaaagttaaaaagtCGTAGGGTAAAAGATGAAGGCCGTTGTTACTAAAAGCAAGAATATTGAACCCaactaataatagtattagTCAATGTGGTTTGATAGTATTCACTATACCTAATTCATTTATCCATGTTCTATATTTGCTCCAGTTGGTAATGTTCTGAGATTTGAGATTATATATTACCCCACTGAtctcaaaataatgaaatctcTAGGTAAAGCCAAGCCTAAGTGTAAGGTTTCCTCCTGTGATTTGTTCTTtcctttatttaataatattccatGTATTTAGCATAATTGTGGAATATGCGcagtgaataataaattaccccGTATAAAAAATCTCAATGCTCTTTTTAGTTATTGTACTTTAGTCTTACTCCAGGCGGGGAGAGGCTGGTGTACTGAGATACAGGCTCTGCTTAGTTTAGGCACCAATCTTCTTTTATTGAAACCTATGTACAATGTAACATATCTAGATTATACTATCttagagaaaataaagaatatttgatttgatttgatttgaaaaagatTACAATAAACTGCCATTTAAATCGATATGCTCTTTTCAATATTCTGTCAAGTTAGCGATGcaagaataattttaactgtTGCAAATTATTTCGCAAACGTTAGAAAGTCGCAGAATTCGCAAAATCAAATTTCTGTGGCGAAAGCAAACAAAGAAATAGCCTACGAGACCGCACGAATGCCAAACAGTTCAGAGGAGAGTAGTCAAGCGTGAACAGTTCTTTTACAGTTTCAACTAGATCAGTTGGTCGATATTTTTTACCGTGAGAAAAATGTGATAATGGaacaaataagtaattatatcagataaaagaaatgaagCTAGCAGCTATCATTAGCAAACCCAAGTCTGTTATGTAAGGGGAATGCATAAGTACAAGTCCTTGACGACAAAAATGTCCTTATCTGATTCTTTGTACTTGTACTGTATAATAATCCAAGCCAAGTACTTCAGATTGATGtatagaaaacattttattagaacCATTGGTCATAAAAGCAAGGTTTCACAATTATCTTGAAAAGGACAGATATATTCAAAAGGGACTTTTTATTTGCttcacatttaattttatggtatttaattttcttgtgACACAAACATGTTCAgacacaaatatttacaattttcattcatttttagtttatctatttatttcttcagaTTACAATCATACGCACCAAAGAGACACATAATGAGGCTCCTAAAGTTTCCAGTAGCCATTTCAGGAGTTACAAGTAGCTTCGTTGGCGAAATAACGTAATTTCGAGCAAGATTGGGCGCCGTCCCGTGGgctaaatgtaaaatatttatcacttaTGGCGAGCCGGATTCTGTTACGGAATGGGAATATCTTGCTGAATGGAAATATCTATTTTGCTGCTGACTTATTCCAGAAACCTTCCACGTTGAATCTTTTCTCTggtatatattaaattcagCGGCATGCAAGTAAGTACAAAGTTAGTGTGGTAATTCTAAGAACTAATATAGTCTGTTACAATCTTTCGCCttagttttttctttagttttcCAGTACGCAACTATTGCCTTCGTGCCACGTTGATACGCTTCTGTATACTTAATCTCATTTAATAACATGCTTTAATAAAGGATTTAGACATCGATAGAGGccctagtattataaaaaacaatctcGTGGTTATCATGTCATCAAATGTACAAAATCAGAATCGAAGTAGCTGCCATCGATCTTAAATATGGTTTAACGAGCCATATGCTAACCATTAGCAGCTTGGTCATCAGATATTATTAGATCATAAAATTCTAATAGCTGGTATCAGTAATAGCTGTtgtatagtttttaaataataagctaTGTGTCGTTTGATACTTCgtgattataataatgctcATTAACATCATACTTGGGTGTCTAAATTCGATAAATTAGGTATGGTGTGTAAGCAAAGcactgtaaatttttatatttttttgttaaataattatctaataacgattacaattaaaatgactatttttttaaaaattaagttatttacaaTTCTATTTTTCAAGTTCAAGTTCAAGcataaaattttcacataatttgaaattgtataaGCTGAGGTAAGTAAAAAAACTTGAAGCTCGCTCTTGAGATGCAAGACTGCGACCCAATTTCAGAAAGACTGCTTTATGCTGCACATATTATTCATCTGGCGAGAGTATAATACGAACTGTAAAGTGTTCTCATCTCGACAACAGGGGAAGTATTCTTAAATCATATACCTACAGATTGGTTTAATTTATGCGCTATAGTTTCGGGAGttcatttcacacataattaatcaaaaagACCTAATTCTCCGTACTCTTCAGTTCATAACTACGTGCCATGTATGaaacatttcaagaagatttggtTGAGTAGGTGCTCTCTGAAGaaatactttcgcattttcaATACATGAAAGGAAAATGGATCCGATGCTGCTTAACGTACCCACGAAGGGCACGAGATACCTATATTGTCCTATATTGATTTCTCATTTCGCTACCTTAGCATTTTATTAACGTTGTACGATAATGAGCAATCATTATcgcgaaattattattatgattataaggTTATTCTATAGCTGTTTGTTGAATTCGATAGTGTAACAAAGAAAGCCTTTGCACACATCTCATTCTTATAACATCGTATATTAGTACCAaaattacctacatttttagatatatttagagACAAATTATGAGAAAGTGTTGACTATCGACTAATTTGAATTACTTTAGCAGTATAGGTTAGACTCCGTTGGAGTACATACTGCTACGAATTCTTCCTAAtgttacaaatgcgaaagcaCATCTTTATACTTTtctactcaaacaatcttGTTGGAATTTTACATACCGTGTATTTATCATACATGTCATTACctataaaaggaaaaaattgtAGGGTACTTACTATTCATTCCAGAAACAAGAATTGAGCTAATCCTTTGAAAATTACGTCacgtagtaaataaattacaaaaatatgtataacctCAGCGACTAAAGGCACCATGCACTCTATGGGCGTCGCGCATACAATAATGAATGCTCTGGGGCACTCGTGCGCAATCGCAGTCGCGTACCGCTTCACTATCGGCGCCTGATAGTTGAACCGGCGCTCCGGTGGCATGTCCACGTTCACGTAGCCGCTCTCCAGCATCAGCACAATGTCCGTATTCTGGCGGGAAAATCGGAGAAGGGATTACGGATTGAAAGGCTATCTATCATGAGTGGAAGTCAGTATCAACGTGTTCGCGGGAAAATCTGAAAAGGGATTACGGATTAAAAAGCTATTTAATCAGAGGCCTGAACCTACGAGTTGAGATATATTAGTTTAGTTCCTATTTTTCCTCGTTCTTCACCTTTTCTACACTTTTGAAATGTTGCCAAAGTATGTTCTTCTCTCTTGATTCTTAGTTTGGTTATCTGAAGCTTAAATAccttgtaatataattaaaataaaggtgacaaaatttccaaaacttgagctatttaataaacaaactattGAATTGTTAAACTACTTGTACTCTTTGTGCGACTGTAAAGGACATTTGTTCAGTATACAATGGGTCGCAGACAGATTGGCGCCGTTGTTAGTCTCGAAGCGAGCCAGAACAAAGAGTTGCGTAAGGTGTGTGAAACTTTATAATTCCTTTAACCTTTGTGTAATATCtacagatattttatatttagatctAGTTTTTCTGATATATCCACTGTCTATTTGAATGAACGGATTAACTTCTTATTGTACAGTACACCGTTATAATTTAGAAcagaaaatacctataatacctattttatataataagtacaattggaggttttattgttaaaagaGATTTCATTGACACAAAAGGTTGGAAACATTGTATAAAGTATTTCACATTTGTAGTGAAGTGTTATCTGATcgtataataattttccacaatttactacataaattcaataacattgagtgaaaatatcaaagtttGTCAAAATCGTAAGAAAAACAGTCGTAGTATTCAAACGTTTATGGCACATTTTTTGCGGCCGGAGGGCTGTATCGATTGGCGAGGTCGCCACCCTTACGTCTGCAAATGCCATGCATGGGAAATAACGGCAATCCACCTTGATTTACAGTCTTTTGTCAGATTCACGCCTTTTCGTCATTTTGATTAGATTTCTAATACAATTCTGTGTAGGtcgtttaaattttgtttggaaAATACTGCGTCTAAATGttgttgaaatgtttttgtCCTTGCGGAAAATATGTGGCAGATCACTTAAAAGAGCATTAAAATATCGTATATCTATTACGCTTAATATACCAAAACTAACATtatctaaaactaaaataacattCCAACAGTTTGTACATGtgaatctgaaaaatataatactagaGTCCGTACAATGACAAGTGCCGCAgacgtggcgctactgtcACTGAAAATTACAGCGTTGCctatctgttattgatagttcctcATATTGCCACGGGACTTGTTTCGTGGCACGGTCTCTAATAACTATTGACCCAATCAGTACCTGAAAAACGATAATGAAAGGGTTTAGGAAACGAACAAGGTAGCTATACCTGCAAGCAACGCTCCAACTCAAAGCAAGCGCAGCTGAACGCTTGCACTCGGCAATTGGTATCAATATGCTGCAGATCCTGAACGACCTTCTGCAGGTCTCTGTTGCAACATGAACACTGAGTGTCCTTCGCTTCGTATAAACGTAGCCTGTAAATTATCAAGGgtcaagtatttattattctcaTTAGAAGACATCATTTACCTATATTGACGACTTATTGAAGTTGACAAAGACTTAAAAATGATCTCGTCTACATAGACGAGATAATTTTTACTGGTAATTGCTTACATAAGCATTTACCAGTTATTAACTCATAACGGACAACCATTATATTGGGTATTGCATTATTACCTTACAGGATTGCATTATTACCTTACAGGATTACAGTATTACCTTACAGGATTACAGTATTACAGTATTACCTTACAGGATTAATTATCTGCCTTTAAACCGCGAACCATTACATACTGGCTAAACATAGctcttgaataaataaatctcatTGGTTGAGATAAATTGGATCTCAACCCGTGTACCTTAAGATTATTCTTAGGCCGAAGTGACGGGAATCCGATTTCCgatattccatttttttttattagattcaTTTTTCGAAGCTGTTCCTTTCTTATTATTAACGCCATTAGCGCTTTACACGTTCAAAAGAATTTTGTTGACGACAGTTTGAAatcctttttcttttttagttatttcGTAAACATTTTCCTATTTCACGAAGAGTCGATTAATTTGTTGTTCAAAATTATTCCGATCGAActtaaatttaagattttagcaacgatagataaacattatttataaggTATTCTATCGACGACAAGAAGCTTCTTCATTTTCACATTGGCTGGTGTTCAACAATAAATGGTAGGTATGTGATAAACAAAATGATGCGAGATTAACTGTCAATGAAATAGGACGACTAAGGCTAAATTAACGTAGCTAAATTGGATGTGATTACTTCTTCgtcatttgaatttaaataattacataatacgAGTATTAGGTATACTTATTCAAATAGGAATTCCAAATATGTACATTTCTGTATAGCCAAAGcatattgaaatatacataatgtattttttcataacGTTTTGCATTATGATGTTATCGAAGAAAGTGTGAGAAAAACAAGTGCTACATTTCTCGTGTTTGGTGTTTTGTGTCCAGACTCTGGACGCTCGTAAAATCCTGCCTTATACGTTTGCTTGAATGATCCATATAATGGCATGTCTGAGACCGTATTACAAATTGATGAAGGTCCGAGGATTATTTGCcaaagaataattttttttagctaTTCGCGTATGTGTCTACAGGCTTCAATGCATGCAAtgcattgtttttaatatctgCTCAATAATTAGAATTGGTTCTTCGTATGCTATGTATTATGATAGGTATGTTGGCTTGACATAAGCCAAAGGGTACATTACTgacataagtacataaatcaGAATATTTTGTCCAATATTCAGGAAATTTCTCGGAAAACCGAGAAAATTGAGACCGAGCCAGACGCAGCGGTACTTTATCATAAGGTTATATGTATTTTCCGTCTTCCTTTGGTTGTTTTATCGTGTTTGAGCTGACATGATGTTGCATTGACCACAGatttatattgacaataaaattatttcatctcaacatttttataatctgtgttttatagatatttcattattttcatcacAAACTACTACGTACCATAAAGAATTTCTGTAGCAGCAGTGGTAagtatcaataaaatgtaagaatTGCGTAGAAAGACGTTAAAATGTTTCTAGACTATATATAAACTGTTCCCAATGAATGGATATAAAAGTCTTCAATAAACAAAGATGACATCGaagcttttataatatatgtttttgacAAACATTCAGAAAACAACAACTGTAACTATTAGACAAACACAAATGAATAATAACTGATATATGTACGTGCGCAAACAAAAAACCATTATAACTCTATTGATTTAGCAATGCTTTATAAAAACCTTCTCTTTCCTTTCTCGAATCTGCTGGAAgagatttatttagaaataagcCGCACCTATGctacaaatatttacctattcCATACAGAATTATTCTATGTTATATTTCGTGTAcataaacttgtaaataaataaaatactgaaatacaaattttactgACTCGCAACAGAAGGGAGGTAGAACTCCCTAGGGGAGTAAGTCTGTAGTCATGTTTTATGGCCTATTGAGCGGCTGCGACCAAATGCCAACATAACAAGCTATTAATGACATTGTGGTATTTTGATTTGAAGCGATGGTGgtataatggttaagacgctcgcctgtAAAACgtaaggtcccaggttcaaatcctactcgtgccacgtgggtttgtataccaatctgacacatgtataaatgttatcaccacttgcttctggtgaaggaaaacctCGTGAGgaaacggagaaggcaatggcaagccactccattaatagtaccaaatcgttgtgtgtgtttaattctacgtaatgaccagaccctcagccatgaagaaTAAGACTATAAAGAGAGATATTTTGATAGAAAATGGTAAAACGTGTCACattggcaataaaaatatattcgcaATCGTGTGGCGCTTAGGACCGAGAAATAGAATGTTGtctatatttcttatttaataataacaatttattaggtgaaacatatatttatattctaaataaataaaataattaaaaaacgagacgaaaatatttaagtacaacAAAACGATCTGTggcattat from Plodia interpunctella isolate USDA-ARS_2022_Savannah chromosome 14, ilPloInte3.2, whole genome shotgun sequence carries:
- the LOC128675280 gene encoding malate dehydrogenase, mitochondrial-like isoform X2, with product MALRMINVSRKMRSLLVDMAKLACITDVPTVRWYSKEGDDSCRRALADIPPETDPKCPHASERKKKKKVGFLHRIKMKVIEGGTNFGTPFRKIQCSALKQKEKEKEEEEQPEPPKALPAPVKPVPTLPPVRPGVQVSILGADTSIGQYVALLLKQCPCIKKLRLYEAKDTQCSCCNRDLQKVVQDLQHIDTNCRVQAFSCACFELERCLQNTDIVLMLESGYVNVDMPPERRFNYQAPIVKRYATAIAHECPRAFIIVCATPIECMVPLVAETLKETNWYDPRKLMGSLAVPEMRASTLAARALCLEPRYTRVPCVGGTEGESLVPLFSKAVEFFDFAKNNAEMMTTTLRTASSAIARTEGRCILGGDLSEAHALAGLVSKVAYALLCQDLPKVTGFVETDSSQVISPVRYMANPVEISGTGIWRNLGLPYMNDYEATLMDCCLNDIYEKQKLAEDWNYKYCIASSKMDAKQMYFFKYKPYDRLNDCAYAAM
- the LOC128675280 gene encoding malate dehydrogenase, mitochondrial-like isoform X1; the protein is MALRMINVSRKMRSLLVDMAKLACITDVPTVRWYSKEGDDSCRRALADIPPETDPKCPHASERKKKKKVGFLHRIKMKVIEGGTNFGTPFRKIQCSALKQKEKEKEEEEQPEPPKALPAPVKPVPTLPPVRPGVQVSILGADTSIGQYVALLLKQCPCIKKLRLYEAKDTQCSCCNRDLQKVVQDLQHIDTNCRVQAFSCACFELERCLQNTDIVLMLESGYVNVDMPPERRFNYQAPIVKRYATAIAHECPRAFIIVCATPIECMVPLVAETLKETNWYDPRKLMGSLAVPEMRASTLAARALCLEPRYTRVPCVGGTEGESLVPLFSKAVEFFDFAKNNAEMMTTTLRTASSAIARTEGRCILGGDLSEAHALAGLVSKVAYALLCQDLPKVTGFVETDSSQVISPVSYLAIDVILNRKGICKRNDFPFMNAMEKDLMDIALQQLESNVKMAMKWYYAAMVTDCERQQMGMQKFFHVPKKYAHVESCMSHAI